A part of Salvelinus sp. IW2-2015 linkage group LG16, ASM291031v2, whole genome shotgun sequence genomic DNA contains:
- the LOC111976060 gene encoding protein FAM43A-like has product MLPWKKNKFDLIDEDKQSKQKGYAVSLNYSALTSFAKSCPESALNRVGSMFKSKRKKVKITSEDPTYTVLYLGNATTIQSKGEGCTDVAVSKIWGKSEMGKNGTKMKLTISSQGIRMVHVDDKARRPGHLYLLHRITYCVADPRLHKIFAWIYRHEMKHKAVMLRCHAVLVSKPEKAKAMALLLYQTSATALAEFKRLKRRDDARHQQQQLIGEQTIPLVPLRKLLKGQCYYKPPVERSRSAPKLGSITEDLIGEEDEEKAMXFECEDIXDTXDDCVGNGKQELSQIISDLGEMCIGNDVQTLKADFRVTRLLSGESTGSESSIESNQEPISVSNGFEGGRCRK; this is encoded by the coding sequence ATGCTGCCTTGGAAGAAGAATAAGTTCGACCTGATAGATGAAGATAAACAGTCGAAGCAGAAGGGTTATGCCGTGAGTTTGAACTACTCTGCGCTGACCTCCTTTGCCAAGTCTTGTCCGGAGAGTGCTTTGAACAGGGTTGGAAGCATGTTCAAGTCAAAAAGGAAAAAGGTGAAAATTACCAGCGAAGACCCAACATACACGGTCCTCTACCTGGGCAATGCCACCACCATCCAGTCGAAAGGAGAAGGCTGTACGGACGTGGCTGTGAGCAAGATTTGGGGCAAGAGCGAAATGGGCAAAAATGGCACAAAGATGAAACTGACCATCAGCTCGCAGGGAATCCGGATGGTGCATGTGGACGACAAGGCGAGAAGACCGGGACATTTGTATTTATTGCACCGGATAACCTATTGCGTTGCCGACCCAAGGTTACACAAAATTTTCGCTTGGATATACAGACATGAGATGAAGCACAAGGCAGTGATGCTAAGGTGCCATGCGGTGCTGGTGTCCAAGCCGGAGAAGGCAAAGGCCATGGCACTGCTTTTGTACCAGACCTCGGCAACAGCGCTTGCTGAATTTAAAAGACTTAAAAGGAGGGACGATGCAAGGCACCAGCAACAGCAGCTGATAGGGGAACAAACCATACCCCTTGTGCCCCTCAGGAAGCTTCTAAARGGACAGTGTTATTACAAACCSCCGGTGGAGCGCAGCAGGAGCGCSCCCAAATTGGGCTCTATCACAGAGGACTTGATCGGAGAGGAGGAYGAGGAGAAAGCGATGCWCTTTGAGTGTGAGGACATTRTAGACACGYATGACGATTGTGTGGGCAATGGTAAACAGGAGCTGTCCCAGATTATCAGTGACCTTGGAGAGATGTGCATTGGAAACGACGTACAAACACTAAAAGCGGACTTTAGGGTTACCCGACTCCTCTCCGGGGAGAGCACGGGCAGCGAATCGTCAATAGAAAGCAACCAGGAGCCAATTTCGGTCTCAAACGGATTCGAGGGGGGAAGATGCAGGAAATAA
- the tmem44 gene encoding transmembrane protein 44 gives MGVEAQSVTNGQSRSESLSFDFTSWWRHDIISTCFSNRHNVCISTGLVCLSVLLLIISCFMLVCLRCRGRDRNSGKEAGCVLYCFLGNLCSTVGAVLSNQLSIQVIMGGFMAAVEVIHFISIFPIFLCWNTRAEKRLRMMKRRRRQNFMAVSLLLVVGGGSYLTSRTSHGLVDRPLTGRRLLLTDLLHDRMEVLGYILGLLSFVIAWTSKFPDLSRAHRGKSSRAHVSSGLLCSLAGALYTSAILLYDTQYEFVLRAMPWLLASTCCAALDLAIVVLSWCRKGTPEQQPGGGSPDTESLLGGSSPPTQHNPSWKTKQKHPLDLDGAPLQVLSSKKNLKFADMGHYMDVNIQPVRKVCLKEVTLSREEGVSESHPLRRTVRVVRVDEPCTSETFSDSSSLSLNSDLEWDFEDANAQWNKLQKEKVDGFPLQEWPKNPSPKPICSCGGII, from the exons ATGGGAGTGGAAGCACAGAGTGTCACAAATGGACAAAGCAGATCAGAAAGCCTGTCGTTTGACTTTACGTCTTGGTGGCGCCACGACATTATATCGACCTGTTTTTCAAACAGACACAACGTTTGCATCTCGACCGGACTCGTCTGTTTGTCGGTGCTTCTTTTGATAATATCATGTTTTAT GCTGGTATGTCTGAGATGCAGAGGCCGGGACAGGAATTCCGGCAAGGAGGCAGGCTGTGTCCTCTACTGTTTCTTAGGCAATTTGTGCAGCACCGTCGGGGCAGTTCTCTCCAATCAACTGTCTATTCAG GTCATAATGGGTGGTTTTATGGCAGCTGTAGAAGTTATTCATTTCATCTCCATCTTCCCGATATTTTTGTGTTGGAACACCAGAGCAG AGAAGAGGctgaggatgatgaagaggaggaggaggcagaactTCATGGCCGTGTCTCTGCTGTTGGTGGTGGGTGGAGGGAGCTACCTAACCTCCAGGACCAGCCATGGGCTTGTAGACAGACCTCTCACTGGGAGAAGACTTCTTCTCACTGACCTCCTGCAT GACcgtatggaggtcctgggttaCATTCTTGGTCTGCTCTCTTTTGTGATTGCCTGGACCTCCAAGTTCCCTGACCTCTCCAGAGCA CACAGAGGGAAGAGTTCAAGGGCACACGTGTCCTCGGGGTTGCTGTGCTCTTTGGCCGGTGCCCTCTACACCTCGGCCATATTACTTTACGACACCCAGTATGAGTTTGTACTGAGAGCCATGCCGTGGCTCCTGGCGTCAACGTGCTGTGCAGCCCTGGATCTTGCT ATCGTGGTCCTGTCCTGGTGTAGGAAGGGTACCCCTGAGCAGCAGCCTGGAGGGGGTTCTCCAGATACAGAGAGTCTCCTGGGTGGCTCCTCTCCCCCCACTCAGCACAACCCCAGTtggaagacaaaacaaaaacaccca TTGGACTTGGATGGAGCTCCTCTCCAGGTTCTCTCCAGTAAGAAGAATCTAAAGTTTGCTGACATGGGGCATTACATGGATGTCAACATTCAACCCGTGCGAAAG GTGTGTCTGAAGGAGGTGACTCTCTCTAGGGAGGAGGGGGTTTCAGAGAGCCATCCCCTCAGGAGGACAGTAAGGGTAGTGAGAGTGGACGAACCCTGCACCTCCGAAACGTTCTCAGACTCCTCATCCCTATCCCTCAACTCGGATCTGGAG TGGGATTTTGAAGACGCAAATGCACagtggaacaaactgcaaaaagaGAAAGTGGATGGGTTTCCCCTGCAAGAATGGCCAAAGAACCCAAGCCCAAAACCCATCTGCAGCTGTGGTGGCATCATTTGA
- the lsg1 gene encoding large subunit GTPase 1 homolog gives MGKKKSAMGLGRSLIKERLNAGRGNKRGDTWLHTSELNDGYDWGRLNLQSVTEQSSMDDFLATAEMAGTEFVAEKLNIKFVAAEARAGLLTAEETAKLKKLHEENKQLLRIPRRPHWDEGTSPEVLQQTERDSFLEWRRELAELEEEQKMILTPFERNLDFWRQLWRVIERSDIVVQIVDARNPLLFRCPDLECYVKEVSRHKVNLLLVNKADLLTQQQRRIWARYFQREGLRAVFWSALVENERLEAEEKGMEVEEQEDEKSEAEDEDEGMPDNDNMSRRQEVDDNKEKNEEKSEEEEDEESDMEGEQFKDCVAEGDWQTASEGEEASEDEEADDEESIDGSTHGSSFHNSSRLLTKDELLAIFKAAHDGPTLKEGELTVGLVGYPNVGKSSTINTILRNKKVSVSVTPGHTKHFQTLYVEPGLCLCDCPGLVMPSFVSTKAEMICCGILPIDQIRDHVPAISHVCQTIPRDVLDGTYGINIIRPREDEDPDRIPNYEELLMAYGYMRGFMTAHGQPDQSRSARYILKDYVIGKLLYCHPPPHISAADFQPQHSKFQTRDADGEDSKIGNKPSKVKRHENLVDKNFFHQENVRALTKGVQSFMGYKEGSVGQRELVNQGKPGLEQPVGKPWKKHGNRNKKEKVRRLTKHLDA, from the exons ATGGGTAAGAAGAAGTCTGCCATGGGGCTCGGGAGATCACTGATAAAGGAGAGACTCAACGCAGGCCGAGGCAACAAGAGGGGCGATACTTGG CTCCACACCAGTGAACTGAACGATGGCTACGACTGGGGTCGCCTCAACCTGCAGTCAGTGACTGAACAGAGCTCTATGGATGACTTCCTTGCAACTGCTGAAATGGCCGGGACAGAGTTTGTTGCAG AAAAGCTCAACATCAAGTTTGTGGCAGCTGAAGCTCGGGCAGGATTACTGACAGCCGAGGAGACGGCAAAGCTGAAGAAGCTGCACGAGGAGAACAAACAACTCCTCAGAATTCCACGAAG GCCTCACTGGGATGAAGGCACCAGTCCAGAGGTCctccagcagacagagagagacagcttcCTGGAGTGGAGACGAGAACTGGCAGA GCTTGAAGAGGAGCAGAAAATGATTCTTACACCCTTTGAGAGGAATTTGGATTTCTGGAGACAGCTCTGGAGAGTGATTGAGAGGAG TGACATTGTTGTTCAGATTGTTGATGCCAGAAACCCATTGCTATTTCGTTGCCCTGACCTG GAGTGCTATGTAAAAGAGGTGTCCCGGCACAAGGTGAACTTGTTGCTGGTGAACAAGGCTGACCTGTTGACCCAGCAGCAGCGGAGGATCTGGGCCAGATACTTCCAGAGAGAGGGCCTCCGCGCTGTATTCTGGTCCGCACTGGTGGAGAACGAGAGGCTGGAGGCAGAGGAGAAG GGAATGGAAGTGGAGGAGCAGGAGGATGAAAAGAGCGAAGCAGAGGATGAAGACGAGGGAATGCCAGACAACGACAATATGAGCCGAAGACAGGAGGTAGATGATAACAAGGAGAAGAATGAGGAAAAGAGcgaggaggaagaagatgaggagagCGATATGGAAGGGGAGCAGTTTAAAGACTGCGTAGCAGAGGGAGACTGGCAGACGGCATCAGAGGGTGAAGAGGCATCAGAGGATGAGGAGGCAGACGACGAAGAGAGTATAGATGGCTCCACCCACGGCTCCTCCTTCCACAACTCCAGTCGCCTGCTGACCAAAGATGAGCTGCTGGCCATATTTAAGGCTGCTCACGATGGGCCAACGTTGAAAGAGGGCGAGCTCACAGTGGGGCTG GTGGGGTATCCCAATGTGGGCAAAAGTTCGACCATCAACACCATTCTGAGAAATAAGAAGGTGTCCGTCTCAGTCACGCCTGGGCACACCAAGCACTTTCAG ACGCTGTACGTGGAgccaggtctgtgtctgtgtgactgcccTGGCCTGGTCATGCCCTCCTTTGTGTCCACTAAAGCTGAGATGATCTGCTGTGGGATCCTGCCCATCGACCAGATACGAGACCATGTGCCTGCCAT TTCTCACGTGTGTCAGACAATTCCTCGGGATGTGCTGGACGGCACCTATGGCATCAACATCATCCGCCCGCGAGAGGACGAGGACCCTGACCGCATACCCAACTATGAGGAGCTACTGATGGCCTATGGAT ACATGAGGGGCTTCATGACAGCACACGGACAACCTGACCAGTCGAGATCAGCCCGTTACATCCTCAAGGATTACGTCATT GGAAAACTGCTGTACTGCCACCCTCCTCCCCACATCAGTGCTGCAGACTTCCAGCCCCAGCACAGCAAGTTCCAGACCAGAGATGCAGACGGTGAAGACTCCAAGATAGGCAACAAACCGAGCAAAGTCAAGAGGCACGAGAATTTGGTCGACAAGAACTTCTTCCATCAG GAGAATGTTCGGGCGCTCACCAAGGGGGTCCAGTCTTTCATGGGTTACAAGGAAGGCAGCGTAGGCCAGCGTGAACTGGTAAATCAAGGGAAACCTGGCTTAGAACAGCCTGTGGGCAAACCCTGGAAGAAGCATGGCAACAGGAACAAGAAAGAGAAAGTACGCCGACTCACCAAGCACCTGGATGCCTGA